One Saccharomyces eubayanus strain FM1318 chromosome VIII, whole genome shotgun sequence genomic window carries:
- the NUD1 gene encoding Nud1p, with protein MHTNMNEQEEDLSSQLGNLTIHSPMKLHARSKMHSNKGKVFKEYESNHDFHDSDFASQFVEPTISESVKKPPTMTILNNYSTVNQKVPSGFSGTTATSHQEAQWKHYFPGIGSGTTNVAATDKVPESDLIVSDLVKDLSGVLETNTFKRHLDMKNKTTTTQVHENQDTINISHSKDFFNGEKLSSFSDDSDSGPAAEAHDVFDGILKKQKSNYLIGSSTNSNKAKKNGFEPDASNSFNFSSSSSMSSSQTQSGRKPKLSKKPPLNTISPGQLGYQFNHTHGAWDPPLNQGLDVSSSHSLDNTSSNHSQLTTVVPTRDTNTKDKAASILNKKAYDFVTSKRDNHQEKKMQEEDQENNDDTPLDTPKFNDLFTRNGAGTKGKKQVPSSRSISNSNLLDNHKKLRNFPNERVEDITSISEVDTSFNETERQLVSILTSKLSRTPAHDSNWEKILKFDLSKCKLKNVFGLQRLLPNLLTVNFNDNELSTLEGTPSGVVQLFCSNNKISSAHCSLVGFADLECLDLSYNYLNTSLKFLSPCRHLQEINLSYNSIQSLEGIGTSRIKKLNLSSNDIRGIIDFAQLIQTNNAAMGGWSTVEVLDLSDNNITGVRNINCLPHLKILNLNGNPLVSIVEAATHTENSALRALSIKNTGGALSKLQNYKLNNQYLFPYQNLKILRVEAFAQLSKWRKWPSSLQTLEINGGSASSLPHFPSLRPTNLYSLTIANLRDLTQLPVNLSNELPFLQELRLPGNNLQNAHHLTNSLPCQSVKLLDLRNNPITTPCDRTSTNLYELAGLCQRQCPMLVTLWLDDAPAPTSAPAATNP; from the coding sequence ATGCACACGAATATGAATGAGCAGGAGGAAGACCTGTCGAGCCAGCTGGGAAATCTAACGATACACTCGCCCATGAAGTTACATGCACGCTCGAAAATGCACAGTAATAAGGGCAAAGTGTTCAAGGAATACGAGAGTAACCACGACTTCCACGATTCAGACTTTGCCTCGCAATTCGTAGAGCCTACAATATCCGAGTCCGTGAAAAAGCCTCCAACGATGACTATTTTGAACAACTATAGCACGGTCAATCAGAAAGTGCCCTCAGGATTCTCCGGTACCACCGCTACATCGCACCAAGAGGCTCAATGGAAGCACTATTTCCCTGGAATCGGTAGTGGCACTACCAATGTTGCCGCTACAGACAAGGTACCTGAGTCGGATCTGATAGTAAGCGACCTGGTCAAGGATTTATCTGGTGTGCTAGAAACCAACACCTTTAAAAGGCACCTGGATatgaagaacaaaactaCCACAACGCAAGTGCATGAAAACCAGGATACTATCAACATCTCacattcaaaagatttcTTCAACGGCGAAAAACTGTCATCATTTTCAGATGACAGCGATTCTGGGCCAGCAGCTGAAGCACATGACGTATTTGACGgtatattaaaaaaacaaaaatcgAACTATCTGATCGGGTCCTCTACAAACAGTAACAAGGCCAAGAAGAATGGTTTCGAACCCGATGCCTCCAATTCGTTcaatttttcgtcttcgtcatctaTGTCGTCGTCTCAGACTCAATCCGGTAGAAAACCGAAATTATCGAAGAAACCCCCACTAAACACCATATCCCCGGGCCAATTGGGATACCAGTTCAACCATACGCACGGTGCATGGGACCCGCCTCTAAACCAGGGCTTAGACGTGTCAAGTTCACACTCTCTGGACAATACTTCTTCTAATCATTCACAGTTGACTACGGTGGTACCTACAAGAGATACCAACACGAAGGACAAAGCGGCTTCGATTCTAAATAAAAAGGCTTATGACTTCGTCACCAGCAAACGAGACAAccaccaagaaaaaaaaatgcaagaagaagatcagGAAAACAACGACGATACCCCACTGGACACGCCAAAGTTCAACGATCTTTTTACAAGAAATGGAGCCGGAACAAAGGGTAAAAAGCAAGTGCCCAGTTCTCGTTCTATCTCCAACTCCAACCTGCTGGACAACCATAAGAAACTTAGAAATTTCCCCAACGAAAGGGTCGAAGATATCACGTCGATTTCCGAAGTGGATACTTCATTCAACGAAACTGAAAGACAACTAGTATCGATCTTAACCAGTAAGCTGTCCAGAACCCCGGCTCACGATTCCAACTGGGAAAAAATCCTGAAGTTTGACCTCTCCAAGTGCAAACTGAAAAACGTTTTTGGCCTGCAAAGACTACTGCCGAACTTATTGACGGTGAACTTCAATGACAACGAACTGAGCACCCTAGAGGGAACTCCATCGGGCGTGGTGCAGCTGTTCTGCTCCAATAACAAGATATCAAGCGCACACTGCTCGCTTGTGGGGTTCGCGGATCTGGAATGCCTGGATTTATCTTACAACTACTTGAACACAAGCCTGAAATTTCTGTCGCCCTGTCGCCACTTGCAAGAGATAAACCTCTCATATAACTCTATTCAGTCGCTAGAGGGAATAGGCACATCGCGCATCAAAAAACTGAACCTTTCAAGCAACGACATCCGCGGCATCATCGATTTCGCGCAACTGATCCAGACCAACAACGCCGCCATGGGCGGCTGGTCGACCGTCGAAGTCCTGGACTTAAGTGATAACAACATCACGGGTGTCAGGAACATCAACTGTCTGCCCCActtgaagattttaaaCTTGAACGGCAACCCGCTGGTCTCCATCGTCGAAGCAGCCACCCACACCGAGAACTCAGCACTAAGAGCTCTTTCCATCAAAAACACCGGAGGCGCGCTGTCCAAGTTACAAAACTACAAGCTCAACAACCAATACCTTTTCCCCTACCAAAACCTAAAGATACTAAGAGTGGAGGCATTCGCGCAACTGAGCAAATGGCGAAAATGGCCCTCCTCTCTGCAAACCCTGGAGATCAACGGCGGCTCGGCCTCGTCCCTGCCCCACTTTCCCTCTCTAAGGCCCACAAACCTGTATTCCCTAACAATAGCCAACCTCAGAGATCTCACGCAATTGCCCGTGAATCTGTCCAACGAGCTGCCGTTTCTGCAAGAATTGCGGCTGCCGGGAAACAACCTACAGAACGCCCATCACCTGACAAACTCTCTCCCATGCCAATCCGTAAAGTTGCTCGATCTACGAAACAACCCGATCACCACGCCATGTGACCGCACTAGCACAAACCTGTACGAGCTTGCCGGCCTATGCCAGCGCCAATGTCCCATGCTGGTAACCCTCTGGCTTGATGACGCCCCGGCTCCGACCTCGGCTCCGGCCGCCACGAACCCGTAA
- the ALD4 gene encoding aldehyde dehydrogenase (NADP(+)) ALD4, which translates to MFSRSTLCLKKSAASVGRLQLRYFSHLPMTVPIKLPNGLEYEQPTGLFINNKFVPSKQNKTFEVINPSTEEEICHIYEGREDDVEEAVQAADRAFSNGSWSGIDPINRGKALYRLAELIEQDKDVIASIETLDNGKAISSSKGDVELVINYLKSSAGFADKIDGRLVDTGRTHFSYTKRQPLGVCGQIIPWNFPLLMWAWKIAPALVTGNTVVLKTAESTPLSALYVSKYIPQAGIPPGVINIVSGFGKIVGEAITNHPKIKKVAFTGSTATGRHIYQQAAAGLKKVTLELGGKSPNIVFADADLKKAVQNIILGIYYNSGEVCCAGSRVYVEESIYDKFIDELKTASESIKVGDPFDEATFQGAQTSQMQLNKILKYVEIGKNEGATLITGGERLGSKGYFVKPTVFGDVKESMRIVKEEIFGPVVTVTKFKSTDEVINMANDSEYGLAAGIHTSNINTALKVADRVNAGTVWINTYNDFHHAVPFGGFNASGLGREMSVDALQNYLQVKAVRAKLED; encoded by the coding sequence ATGTTTAGTAGATCTACGCTCTGCTTGAAGAAGTCTGCCGCCTCCGTCGGCAGACTGCAATTGAGATATTTCTCGCACCTCCCCATGACGGTCCCTATCAAGCTTCCCAATGGGTTGGAGTACGAACAGCCAACGGGGCTGTTCATTAACAACAAGTTCGTGCCCTCCAAGCAGAACAAGACTTTTGAAGTCATCAACCCCTCCACGGAGGAGGAAATATGCCACATTTACGAAGGTAGGGAGGACGATGTGGAGGAGGCCGTGCAGGCCGCCGACCGCGCGTTCTCGAACGGGTCCTGGTCTGGCATCGACCCCATCAACAGAGGTAAAGCCTTGTACAGGCTGGCCGAGTTGATCGAGCAGGACAAGGACGTCATTGCGTCCATTGAAACCTTGGACAACGGTAAGGccatttcatcttccaagGGCGATGTCGAATTGGTCATTAACTACCTGAAATCGTCTGCAGGTTTTGCCGACAAAATCGACGGTAGACTGGTCGATACCGGTAGGACTCATTTCTCGTACACCAAGAGACAGCCCTTGGGTGTCTGTGGCCAGATCATTCCTTGGAACTTCCCATTGTTGATGTGGGCCTGGAAAATTGCACCTGCATTGGTCACTGGTAACACGGTTGTGTTGAAGACTGCCGAATCCACTCCTTTGTCCGCACTGTACGTCTCTAAATACATCCCTCAAGCCGGTATCCCACCTGGTGTGATCAACATTGTATCTGGGTTTGGTAAGATTGTGGGTGAAGCCATTACCAACCACCCAAAGATTAAGAAGGTTGCCTTCACAGGGTCCACGGCTACGGGTAGACACATTTATCAACAAGCCGCCGCCGGCCTAAAAAAAGTTACATTGGAACTGGGCGGTAAGTCACCAAACATTGTTTTCGCCGACGCcgacttgaaaaaagccGTGCAAAACATCATTCTTGGTATCTACTACAACTCCGGTGAAGTTTGCTGCGCAGGTTCAAGAGTGTACGTGGAAGAATCCATTTATGACAAGTTTATCGATGAGTTGAAGACCGCCTCCGAATCTATTAAGGTGGGTGACCCATTCGATGAAGCCACATTCCAAGGTGCTCAAACCTCTCAAATGCAGCTAAACAAAATCTTGAAATACGTTGAGATTGGTAAGAATGAGGGTGCAACCCTGATTACCGGTGGTGAAAGACTGGGCAGTAAGGGTTACTTCGTCAAGCCAACTGTCTTTGGTGATGTTAAGGAGAGCATGAGAATCGTCAAGGAAGAAATCTTTGGCCCTGTTGTCACCGTCACCAAATTCAAGTCCACTGACGAAGTCATTAACATGGCAAACGACTCAGAATATGGGTTGGCCGCAGGTATTCACACCTCTAACATTAATACCGCTTTGAAAGTGGCCGATAGAGTTAATGCAGGTACCGTATGGATAAACACCTATAACGATTTCCACCACGCAGTTCCTTTCGGTGGGTTCAACGCATCTGGTTTGGGTAGAGAAATGTCTGTCGATGCTTTACAGAACTACTTACAAGTTAAGGCCGTTCGTGCAAAGTTGGAAGACTAA
- the GDH1 gene encoding glutamate dehydrogenase (NADP(+)) GDH1: protein MSEPEFQQAYDEVVSSLEDSTLFEQHPKYRKVLPIVSVPERIIQFRVTWENDKGEQEVAQGYRVQYNSAKGPYKGGLRFHPSVNLSILKFLGFEQIFKNSLTGLDMGGGKGGLCVDLKGRSNNEIRRICYAFMRELSRHIGQDTDVPAGDIGVGGREIGYLFGAYRSYKNSWEGVLTGKGLNWGGSLIRPEATGYGLVYYTQAMIDYATNGKESFEGKRVTISGSGNVAQFAALKVIELGGTVVSLSDSKGCIISETGITSEQIADISSAKVNFKSLEQIVGEYSTFTENKVQYISGARPWTHVQKVDIALPCATQNEVSGDEAKALVAQGVKFVAEGSNMGSTPEAIAVFETARATASTLKESVWYGPPKAANLGGVAVSGLEMAQNSQRITWSSERVDQELKKIMVNCFNECIDSAKKYTKEGNALPSLVKGANIASFIKVSDAMFDQGDVF, encoded by the coding sequence atgtcCGAGCCAGAATTTCAACAAGCTTATGATGAAGTTGTCTCTTCGCTAGAAGACTCTACTCTTTTCGAGCAACATCCAAAGTACAGAAAGGTCTTGCCAATTGTCTCTGTTCCAGAAAGAATTATACAATTCAGAGTCACTTGGGAAAATGACAAGGGCGAACAAGAAGTTGCTCAAGGTTACAGAGTGCAATACAACTCCGCTAAGGGTCCATACAAGGGTGGTTTGCGTTTCCATCCATCTGTTAACTTGTCTATTTTGAAGTTCTTGGGTTTCgaacaaattttcaagaactCTTTGACCGGCCTAGACATGGGTGGTGGTAAAGGTGGTTTGTGTGTTGACTTGAAAGGAAGATCCAACAACGAAATCAGAAGAATCTGTTACGCCTTTATGAGAGAACTAAGCAGACACATTGGTCAAGACACCGATGTGCCAGCCGGTGATATTGGTGTTGGTGGCCGTGAAATCGGTTACTTGTTCGGTGCCTACAGATCATACAAGAACTCCTGGGAAGGTGTCTTGACCGGTAAAGGTTTGAACTGGGGTGGTTCTTTGATCAGACCAGAAGCCACTGGTTACGGTTTGGTCTACTACACCCAAGCCATGATTGACTACGCCACCAACGGTAAGGAATCCTTCGAAGGTAAGCGTGTCACCATCTCTGGTAGCGGTAACGTTGCTCAATTCGCCGCTTTGAAGGTTATCGAACTAGGCGGTACCGTTGTTTCTCTATCCGACTCCAAGGGTTGTATCATCTCTGAGACCGGTATCACTTCCGAGCAAATTGCTGATATCTCTAGTGCCAAGGTCAATTTCAAGTCCTTGGAGCAAATTGTAGGTGAGTATTCCACCTTCACTGAAAACAAAGTCCAATACATTTCCGGTGCCCGTCCATGGACCCACGTTCAAAAGGTCGACATTGCCTTGCCATGTGCCACTCAAAACGAAGTCAGCGGTGACGAAGCCAAGGCCTTGGTCGCCCAAGGCGTCAAGTTTGTTGCCGAAGGTTCTAACATGGGTTCCACCCCAGAAGCCATTGCCGTTTTTGAAACTGCTCGTGCCACAGCCTCCACACTAAAGGAATCTGTCTGGTACGGTCCACCAAAGGCTGCTAACTTGGGTGGTGTTGCTGTTTCTGGTTTGGAAATGGCCCAAAACTCCCAAAGAATCACATGGAGCAGCGAAAGAGTCGACcaagaattgaagaaaatcatGGTCAACTGTTTCAACGAATGTATTGATTCCGCCAAGAAGTACACTAAGGAAGGTAACGCTTTGCCATCCTTAGTCAAGGGTGCTAACATTGCAAGTTTCATTAAGGTCTCTGATGCTATGTTCGACCAAGGTGATGTATTTTAA
- the ATF1 gene encoding alcohol O-acetyltransferase gives MNTYSEKTSLVQDECLVKMIQNGHSRRMGSVEDLYAALNRQKLYRNFSTYSELNDYCTKDQLALALRNICLKNPTLLHIVLPARWPDHEKYYLSSEYYSQPRPKHDYISVLPELKLDGVILNEQPEHNALMKQILEEFANSNGSYTAKIFKLTTALTIPYTGPTSPTWRLICLPEEDDTNKWKKFIFVSNHCMCDGRSSIHFFQDLRDELNNIKTPPKKLDYIFEYEKDYQLLRKLPEPIENMIDFRPPYLFIPKSLLSGFIYSHLRFSSKGVCTRMDEIEKSDEIVTEIINISPSEFQKIRTKIKSNIPGKCTITPFLEVCWFVTLHKWGKFFKPLKFEWLTDVFIPADCRSLLPEDEEVRAMYRYGANVGFVDFTPWISEFNMNDSKENFWPLIAHYHEVISGAIKDKKHLNGLGFNIQGLVQKYVNIDKVMRDRALGKSRGGTLLSNVGMFHQSEETEHKYRIRDLAFGQFQGSWHQAFSLGVSSTNVKGMNILISSTKNVVGSQELLEELCAMYKALLLNP, from the coding sequence ATGAATACCTACAGTGAAAAAACATCTCTTGTTCAAGATGAATGTCTTGTCAAGATGATACAGAATGGGCATTCCCGGCGTATGGGATCTGTGGAAGATTTGTACGCTGCACTCAACAGACAGAAATTGTATCGGAATTTTTCGACATATTCAGAGCTGAATGATTACTGTACCAAAGATCAGCTCGCATTAGCTCTAAGAAATAtatgtttgaaaaatccgACTCTCCTACATATTGTATTACCGGCAAGATGGCCAGATCATGAAAAGTATTACCTTAGCTCAGAATATTATTCACAGCCCCGTCCAAAACATGATTATATTTCAGTTTTGCCTGAGTTGAAATTAGATGGTGTGATTCTCAACGAGCAACCTGAGCACAATGCCCTAATGAAGCAAATACTAGAAGAATTTGCGAATAGCAATGGATCTTATACTGCAAAAATCTTTAAATTGACCACCGCTTTGACTATACCTTACACTGGGCCAACAAGTCCAACTTGGCGGTTGATTTGTCTcccagaagaagatgacaCGAATAAGTGGAAGAAATTTATATTTGTATCCAATCACTGCATGTGCGATGGTAGATCCTCaattcacttttttcaGGATCTAAGAGATGAATTAAACAATATAAAAACTCCgccaaagaaattggattACATTTTCGAGTACGAAAAGGATTACCAACTTTTGAGAAAGCTCCCAGAACCCATTGAAAATATGATAGATTTCAGGCCGccatatttgtttattccGAAGTCTCTTCTTTCTGGTTTTATTTACAGTCATTTGaggttttcttcaaagggTGTTTGCACGAGAATGGATGAGATAGAAAAAAGTGATGAGATTGTTACAgaaattatcaatatttCTCCATCagagtttcaaaaaattagaacGAAAATTAAATCAAACATTCCCGGTAAGTGCACCATCACTCCGTTCTTAGAAGTTTGTTGGTTTGTTACTCTCCATAAATGGGgcaagtttttcaaaccaCTGAAGTTCGAGTGGCTCACTGATGTTTTTATACCTGCAGATTGCCGCTCATTGCTGcctgaagatgaagaagtgaGAGCTATGTACAGGTACGGCGCTAACGTCGGGTTTGTTGACTTCACTCCATGGATAAGCGAATTCAACATGAACGAcagcaaagaaaatttctGGCCACTTATTGCACATTATCATGAAGTAATTTCCGGGGCGataaaagacaagaagCATCTCAATGGTTTGGGGTTCAACATACAAGGCTTGGTCCAAAAGTATGTCAACATTGATAAAGTAATGCGTGATCGTGCTCTTGGTAAATCACGTGGGGGCACTTTGTTGAGCAACGTAGGTATGTTCCACCAATCGGAGGAGACCGAACACAAGTATCGTATAAGAGATTTGGCCTTTGGTCAATTTCAAGGGTCATGGCATCAAGCTTTTTCATTGGGTGTTTCTTCGACTAATGTGAAGGGAATGAacattttgatttcttcaacgAAAAATGTCGTGGGTAGTCAAGAATTGTTGGAGGAGCTTTGTGCTATGTACAAGGCTCTGCTTTTAAATCCCTGA
- the AMF1 gene encoding Amf1p: MSKGPSVTQKNLETSAETTKTDDGVLLDQFEIQDETPKSLVWEAAFVGVLCSAQLMTQAGLGQSIAPLHIIGDSFGTKNPGQLSWFASSYSLTVGTFILIAGRLGDIFGHRKFFILGFLWYALWSLLAGFSVYSNKIFFDCCRAFQGMGPAFLLPNAIAILGRTYKPGKRKNMVFSLFGASAPGGFVLGAVFSSMLGQLAWWPWAYWIMGIACFLLAVAGYFVIPGTQMPSRNSPSFNILERVDFAGSVTGVIGLILFNFAWNQGPVVGWETPYTYALLIVGTVFLGVFGFIESRAAFPLLPFAALSSDAAFVLGCIAAGWSSFGIWIFYTWQFMEDSREQSPLLSSAQFAPVSISGFCAAITTGFLLSHTPASTVMLFAMTAFTVGIILISTAPVNQTYWAQTFVSIIVMPWGMDMSFPAATIMLSNSMPHEHQGLAASLVNTVVNYSISIGLGVAGTIESQVNDGGSNALKGYRCSWYLGIGLSGLGIFVAAVYASSTFVKSKKKATEKQFIE, encoded by the coding sequence ATGTCAAAAGGGCCCTCTGTAACGCAAAAAAACCTAGAAACAAGTGCGGAAACAACGAAAACAGACGATGGAGTATTGTTAGATCAGTTCGAGATCCAAGATGAAACCCCCAAATCTCTGGTATGGGAGGCTGCCTTCGTCGGTGTCCTGTGCTCGGCTCAATTGATGACACAGGCAGGACTTGGCCAATCAATAGCGCCTCTCCATATTATCGGTGATAGTTTTGGAACGAAGAATCCTGGGCAATTGAGTTGGTTTGCCTCCTCATACTCCCTCACTGTTGGGACGTTTATTTTGATTGCCGGTAGACTCGGGGACATTTTTGGCCACAGGaagttttttattcttgggTTCTTGTGGTATGCGCTGTGGTCCCTGCTTGCCGGTTTTAGCGTGTACTCTAACAAGATCTTTTTCGATTGTTGCCGAGCCTTTCAGGGCATGGGTCCTGCCTTTTTACTACCTAATGCCATTGCCATCCTTGGTCGGACATATAAGCcaggaaagagaaagaatatGGTCTTTAGCCTGTTTGGGGCCTCAGCTCCTGGTGGATTCGTCCTTGGAGCGGTGTTCTCGTCCATGTTAGGACAACTCGCGTGGTGGCCATGGGCTTATTGGATAATGGGCATCGCTTGTTTTCTCTTAGCAGTAGCAGGTTATTTCGTGATTCCTGGTACTCAAATGCCGAGCCGCAATTCACCATCTTTCAACATATTGGAACGGGTTGATTTTGCGGGATCTGTTACTGGTGTCATTGGGCTaattctcttcaattttgCCTGGAATCAAGGTCCCGTGGTGGGTTGGGAAACCCCATATACGTATGCGCTTTTAATAGTTGGAACCGTGTTCTTGGGCGTTTTTGGATTCATCGAGTCGCGAGCAGCTTTTCCATTACTTCCATTTGCTGCGCTTTCTAGTGATGCTGCCTTCGTGCTTGGATGTATAGCTGCAGGATGGTCTAGTTTCGGCATTTGGATATTCTACACATGGCAATTCATGGAGGACTCAAGGGAGCAATCTCCTCTCCTGTCTAGTGCACAATTCGCACCCGTGTCGATCAGCGGATTTTGCGCAGCCATCACGACAGGATTTCTTTTAAGCCACACGCCTGCTAGCACGGTCATGCTTTTTGCGATGACAGCTTTTACTGTAGGAATCATATTGATCTCCACAGCTCCTGTCAACCAGACTTATTGGGCCCAGACCTTTGTCTCAATCATCGTTATGCCCTGGGGAATGGATATGTCTTTCCCCGCTGCTACAATAATGCTGAGCAACTCAATGCCACACGAGCATCAAGGCCTTGCAGCATCTTTGGTCAATACGGTAGTGAACTATTCGATATCCATTGGACTGGGTGTTGCAGGTACAATTGAGTCTCAAGTTAATGACGGAGGATCCAATGCTCTGAAAGGATACCGTTGTTCTTGGTACTTGGGTATCGGGTTGAGCGGGCTTGGGATTTTTGTCGCTGCAGTGTATGCATCGAGCACATTTGTGAAGTCTAAGAAAAAGGCTACCGAAAAGCAATTTATAGAATAA
- the RDR1 gene encoding Rdr1p, translating to MASSGPNAQPYKRQRVRKACVPCRERKRKCNGKSPCEMCVAYGYVCHYTEEDGLLAPSRMNQVEEMPRDTGNTPYVPLNIIRNGTHSTDTQNLTNRNIIDRTKSRYTIQHSAVAFPRSLGLELRSTNPPRLHCFAWHCGIRPEEKPNFHVPLSDLVTKEEYYRISKVYFSVVHPIFDIVDPEQLGKNVEAYWNGDAETSEYGAVIAGVIALGSFFMGSLGHPRETDIIRYAKGILDDPTFSRIPSVEQISAWVLRTIYLRATARPHVAWLASCLTIHLSEAIGLHHEIDREDLALTNNVSLKRTTEVSEHTRRLFWSAWSINTILSYDYGRSSVVLNRITCKPVKETDGNYTLYLVALAQLIPQESVNANVAQLLQALAAVHESPDAHPFLSLTKADICLSFYRRLRLLNHILDKSVVSQIIDIGNTALAAAFALVKIDQAWWNVLSTSFQYVCVLLAIDTPESLSHVAAAMRTLDNITQVLGTHIAFEAQKTAKLLLEDSVKKKRQEIQQLEQATHQRSAPETTHLLDIDWDALLDPSDTLSFM from the coding sequence ATGGCTTCTTCAGGGCCCAATGCACAACCATATAAACGTCAAAGAGTCCGGAAAGCATGTGTGCCCTGTAGAGAGCGGAAAAGGAAATGTAATGGTAAATCACCATGTGAAATGTGTGTTGCGTATGGGTATGTATGCCATTACACCGAAGAAGATGGGTTGTTAGCACCGTCTCGTATGAATCAGGTGGAAGAAATGCCTCGTGATACAGGGAATACACCGTACGTTCCCTTAAACATTATTAGGAATGGGACACATAGTACTGATACCCAGAACCTTACAAATCGAAATATTATCGATCGAACTAAGTCTAGATACACGATCCAGCATTCAGCAGTCGCTTTCCCTCGTAGTCTTGGCCTCGAGCTCCGATCAACCAACCCCCCACGTCTTCATTGTTTTGCTTGGCATTGTGGGATCAGACCAGAGGAAAAGCCGAACTTCCATGTACCTTTGTCTGATCTAGTCACAAAGGAAGAGTATTACCGCATCTCAAAAGTGTACTTTTCGGTTGTTCATCCAATCTTTGATATCGTTGATCCCGAGCAGCTAGGAAAGAACGTTGAGGCATATTGGAACGGCGACGCAGAAACATCAGAGTATGGTGCTGTCATTGCGGGAGTTATTGCCTTAGGATCATTCTTTATGGGAAGTCTTGGTCATCCTCGAGAGACGGATATAATACGATACGCAAAGGGCATCCTGGATGACCCGACTTTCAGTCGCATTCCCTCGGTGGAGCAAATATCCGCATGGGTTTTGCGCACCATTTACTTGCGTGCCACTGCCCGACCCCATGTAGCATGGCTGGCTAGCTGCTTAACTATTCACCTTTCAGAGGCAATTGGCCTGCATCATGAGATTGACAGAGAGGATTTAGCGTTGACAAATAACGTCTCACTGAAAAGAACCACTGAGGTCAGCGAACATACTCGAAGATTATTTTGGTCTGCATGGTCGATTAACACCATTCTTTCATACGACTATGGGCGTTCAAGTGTTGTGCTGAATAGGATTACTTGTAAGCCAGTCAAGGAGACAGATGGTAATTATACGCTCTATTTGGTGGCGTTGGCGCAATTAATTCCACAAGAAAGTGTGAATGCAAATGTGGCACAATTACTTCAAGCCTTGGCAGCAGTTCACGAATCACCGGATGCGCACCCATTTCTATCTTTGACCAAGGCTGATATatgtctttctttttatcgAAGACTTCGCTTGCTAAATCATATTCTTGATAAAAGCGTCGTTTCACAAATCATCGATATTGGCAACACTGCATTAGCGGCAGCATTTGCCCTTGTAAAAATAGATCAAGCGTGGTGGAACGTGTTGAGCACCTCCTTCCAGTACGTCTGCGTGCTTCTCGCGATAGACACTCCAGAAAGTCTTTCCCACGTTGCTGCTGCGATGAGGACGCTTGATAATATTACACAAGTTTTGGGTACGCATATAGCTTTTGAAGCACAGAAGACCGcaaaacttcttcttgaggattcagtgaaaaaaaagaggcaaGAAATTCAACAACTTGAACAAGCGACTCATCAGAGATCAGCTCCCGAAACTACTCATTTGCTTGATATCGACTGGGATGCACTGCTCGATCCATCGGACACACTAAGTTTTATGTAA